In the genome of Drosophila yakuba strain Tai18E2 chromosome 3R, Prin_Dyak_Tai18E2_2.1, whole genome shotgun sequence, one region contains:
- the LOC6537090 gene encoding unconventional myosin-XVIIIa isoform X3 has protein sequence MFNFMKKSAGDEDKERRKREKKLRKEAKGTSGGPGMGGVTGVTGSMSTDELLRLDEVRRSLKIRGRRKEKEKLPSGITADYSADFFAALNADANGGSNGGAVGAADPEQDRGNEEIVASVMTHIESRASNGAGVSVNYSEVTHSLLSGGLKNRFLPPIPPKPPKRGILKGSRSNMTNVHEEISFAGSAGGAGGTPEMLLRNTFQNESLYEGAARGAGSIGSNSSQHGTSFTSVESLRSDGEQTGGQQRAMTLPANARYGVLPQGNSQGSHLHVLTSPSPSADSLTDTTNSSFATPPFSLSPVGESQGIDRWARVHAFEDVELPLPPVQLVKLPPPRQLVIRRQKSPRQDFGFSLRKAICLDRTESLTSPIFRPVIFAEPGAGGGATGLLPGDRLIKVNGTPVGELSREIIIEMIRNSGEAVTVEVQPVAELVELSKRCMAPSTATVEEIDHSITNGNCNTLRRSASKRFKRQSRHENGNGGGEEEGAQGVVHDLEADVADASQPERVWLVHRGGFTSAIRLPTASSGRDEEHKLSLRLLHNGEQLTVDEDDVEKQNSPALDLVEDICELKYLNEASVLHCLRQRYASNLIHTKAGPTLLVVNPMAPLSLYSEKVVSMFRGCKTEDMPPHVYSLAQTAYRSLVETRRDQSLIFMGRSGSGKSTSFKHALNYLALAAGAYNNFINAEKVNALCTILEAFGNTKTCLNSNATRMTQLLSLDFDQTGQIASASLQVLLPERQRAGRRLSHEHSFHIMTRLLAGAAGLLQKELHLENITSEDSHPFISLSQKLEDRHRAANDFMRTVQAFETLNIDAKAVRGIWSILAAIYHLGIAGVTKVGTGSTARTQFANPTAARKASGLLGVNLEDLSSAAFGLTQPNAPNGGLSPSKSPTSDTGHEWAWECLEALVIGLYSEALAAVVALINRQICTSAHTIASIMLIDTPGFQNPASCGQQVGATLADLRHNYLQERLQMLFHHTTLVAPRDRYAQELVEIEMDQASECHPGPLISLIDKAPQNHVVRSSQRDLRDHDRRGLLWLLDEEAIYPNFNDDTFLERLFSHYGDREHHNLLRKCSGPRQFVLHHLQGTNPVLYAVDGWVRHSREHPGIRNAVSLLQDSSREEINRLYIGSLTRGSGAMVFCGSFAGLEGTQSLRRVSSIRRSFTTAGVKRNSIMLQVKFTVDGIIDTLRRTGTHFVHCYLLQHNAGKHTKYTANGSPSSAAGQASSEEEMVNVPLLRSQLRGSQVLEAARLHRLGFPESVPLLEFIRRFGLLAGDLGSNKDVSVEQILAVNELDVASYRIGPSQILFRSGVLSDLEAKRDVLLSDRIIQLQAFCRGYLARKKMSQRRVQELAVRCIQRNVKAFLAVRDWPWWRLLVRVTPLLNVHRTEEQLKTANEELLMLRAKLEKIECDRSEVKAENQKLEAKLSELTVDLAEERSTAHIATERLEAETAERLKLEKELGDQANKVKNLQETTEKLEMELICAKSDLNGISEDEDAENEDGVGGGVYKLKYERVARELEFTKRRLHTQHEHDLEQLVGLKKQLEKKLSDAYEEVEEQRQVVGQWKRKAQKMTNEMNDLRMLLEEQNARNNLLEKKQRKFDAECQSLQDASRQDRQAKERYGREKDVLQAEKFTLEQTLADTRLDLDLKEEKLASLQRELEEMTFGGGTEEEFAQLRRSKNETERRAKEQEEELDEMAGQIQLLEQAKLRLEMTLETMRKEARRESQQRDEELEEVRGNGYKKIKALECQLETEHEERTLLLREKHELERRLSSMEDRDRVDRDADEALNQKLRRDLRKYKALLKDAQTQLERLKADTPGKTLIRQLRNQLEDAESARSLAMKARQTAEAELTEVQAMFEESHRARNDAEERANAAHRDRAELQAQIEENEEELGELMKKYSATVKQLNTEQINVSEAEFKLNEMEAERNNLKEQVAELQHRLDNVENLGDPSMAMMSKRLELRTKELESRLELEQATRARLEVQVNRHKEALEKLQNEVTQSKMREMQAQDVIKKSQKSLRDMREEFHAVSSREQESLTRRKDLEKKMEQMESEGAALKNDLRLALQRIADLQQAMEEEGEEELSESDESLSSVGSISDLEDRLRPVNVKRRSQQSLNGSIGGGGGSVVSSTRTVVFEKDDNSPSFFLL, from the exons ATGTTCAACTTTATGAAGAAGAGCGCCGGGGATGAGGACAAGGAGCGTCGCAAGCGCGAAAAGAAGCTGCGCAAAGAGGCTAAGGGCACCTCTGGTGGCCCGGGAATGGGAGGCGTGACAGGCGTCACCGGCAGCATGAGCACCGACGAGCTACTCCGCCTGGATGAGGTGCGGCGATCACTTAAAATCCGCGGGCGACgcaaggaaaaggaaaagctgCCCAGCGGAATTACGGCGGACTATAGCGCAGACTTCTTTGCCGCCCTCAATGCAGACGCAAACGGTGGAAGCAACGGGGGAGCAGTGGGAGCTGCAGATCCCGAACAGGATCGTGGCAATGAGGAGATTGTAGCATCTGTGATGACGCACATCGAGAGCCGAGCGTCCAACGGCGCCGGCGTGAGTGTCAACTACAGCGAGGTCACACATTCTCTTCTCTCAGGAGGGCTAAAG AATCGCTTTCTTCCACCTATACCCCCAAAACCTCCCAAACGTGGCATTCTGAAAGGCTCCCGCAGCAATATGACCAATGTGCATGAGGAGATCAGCTTTGCGGGCAGCgccggaggagcaggtggCACGCCAGAGATGCTATTGCGCAACACCTTCCAGAATGAATCACTTTACGAGGGCGCTGCCAGGGGAGCGGGTTCGATAGGCTCAAACTCCAGTCAGCATGGAACCTCGTTTACTTCCGTGGAGAGCCTGCGCAGCGATGGTGAACAGACGGGAGGTCAGCAACGGGCCATGACCCTGCCGGCCAACGCCCGCTATGGAGTTTTACCCCAGGGCAACAGTCAAGGATCGCACCTCCATGTGCTCACCTCGCCGTCGCCCAGCGCCGACAGTCTCACAGATACCACAAACTCCTCTTTCGCCACACCCCCATTTTCGCTGAGTCCCGTAGGCGAGTCCCAGGGCATCGACCGTTGGGCCCGCGTTCATGCCTTCGAAGATGTGGAGCTGCCGCTTCCGCCGGTGCAGCTGGTAAAACTTCCGCCACCAAGGCAGCTGGTGATCAGGCGACAAAAGTCGCCGCGCCAGGACTTCGGCTTTAGCCTGCGCAAGGCCATCTGCTTGGACAGAACAGAATCCCTGACTTCGCCCATTTTCAGGCCGGTTATATTCGCCGAGCCAGGTGCTGGGGGCGGAGCAACGGGTCTGCTGCCCGGCGATCGCCTAATCAAGGTCAACGGCACGCCGGTCGGCGAATTGTCGCGCGAGATCATCATTGAGATGATACGGAACAGCGGCGAGGCTGTCACCGTGGAG GTCCAACCAGTCGCTGAGTTGGTGGAGCTGAGCAAGCGATGCATGGCACCCAGCACAGCCACCGTGGAGGAGATCGATCATTCCATTACCAACGGCAACTGCAACACCCTGCGACGCAGTGCCAGCAAGCGCTTCAAGCGTCAG AGCCGCCATGAGAATGGCAATGGCGGAGGAGAAGAGGAAGGAGCCCAAGGAGTGGTCCACGATCTGGAGGCGGATGTTGCGGATGCCAGTCAGCCGGAGCGCGTTTGGCTGGTGCACCGCGGTGGCTTCACTTCTGCCATCCGTCTGCCGACTGCGTCTTCTGGCCGGGATGAGGAGCACAAGCTTAGCCTGCGTCTTCTGCATAATGGGGAGCAGTTGACCGTCGACGAGGACGATGTGGAGAAGCAGAACAGCCCTGCCCTGGATCTTGTCGAGGACATCTGTGAGCTGAAGTATCTGAACGAGGCGTCTGTGCTCCACTGCCTCCGTCAGCGATACGCCAGCAATCTCATCCACACCAAGGCGGGGCCCACGCTGCTCGTGGTCAATCCCATGGCACCGCTGTCCCTGTACTCCGAGAAG GTTGTCTCCATGTTCCGCGGCTGCAAGACGGAGGATATGCCGCCCCACGTCTATTCACTGGCCCAGACCGCCTACAGGAGCCTGGTCGAGACGCGGCGCGACCAGAGCTTGATATTCATGGGCCGATCTGGTTCTGGCAAATCCACTAGCTTCAAGCATGCACTCAACTACCTCGCGTTGGCAGCTG gtGCCtacaataattttataaacGCGGAAAAGGTGAATGCCCTCTGCACCATTCTGGAGGCTTTTGGAAATACGAAAACTTGCCTAAACTCGAATGCCACTCGGATGACGCAGCTGTTAAGCCTGGATTTCGATCAAACCGGCCAGATTGCATCTGCTTCATTGCAA GTTCTCCTCCCAGAGAGACAAAGAGCTGGCCGACGATTGAGCCATGAACATAGTTTCCACATCATGACACGACTCTTGGCTGGCGCCGCTGGTTTGCTACAGAAGGAGCTGCACCTGGAGAACATTACCTCCGAGGACAGTCATCCTTTTATATCGTTATCCCAAAAGCTGGAGGACCGGCATCGAGCTGCCAATGACTTTATGCGCACTGTGCAGGCCTTTGAGACGCTGAACATTGATGCAAAGGCGGTACGGGGGATATGGAGCATTCTGGCGGCCATTTACCATCTTGGCATTGCGGGTGTCACGAAAGTGGGCACTGGATCAACAGCCCGAACTCAGTTTGCCAATCCCACGGCCGCTCGAAAGGCCTCGGGTTTGTTGGGCGTGAATCTAGAGGATCTGTCATCAGCTGCCTTTGGTCTCACCCAACCAAATGCCCCCAACGGTGGTCTGAGTCCCTCGAAATCGCCCACCTCGGACACTGGACACGAATGGGCCTGGGAATGTCTCGAGGCGTTGGTCATTGGTCTATACTCGGAGGCTTTGGCCGCAGTGGTGGCTTTGATCAATCGTCAGATCTGCACATCTGCCCACACCATAGCCTCAATTATGCTAATTGACACGCCCGGCTTCCAAAATCCAGCCAGCTGTGGCCAGCAAGTGGGTGCTACTCTAGCGGATCTGCGTCACAACTATCTGCAGGAGCGTCTGCAGATGCTCTTCCATCACACCACACTAGTGGCTCCCCGCGATCGCTACGCCCAGGAGCTGGTGGAAATCGAGATGGACCAGGCTTCGGAGTGTCATCCGGGACCGCTGATCTCGCTAATCGACAAGGCACCCCAGAACCATGTAGTGCGCTCGTCTCAGCGGGATTTACGAGATCATGATCGTCGAGGCCTGTTGTG GCTACTGGATGAGGAAGCCATCTATCCAAACTTCAACGACGACACATTCCTTGAACGTTTGTTCTCGCACTACGGCGACCGGGAACATCACAACCTGCTGCGGAAATGCTCTGGGCCGCGACAATTTGTACTCCACCATCTGCAAGGCACCAATCCTGTGCTCTATGCTGTTGATGGTTGGGTGCGGCATAGCCGGGAGCACCCGGGTATTCGGAATGCTGTATCCCTGCTACAGGACAGCAGTCGGGAGGAGATCAACCGCCTGTATATCGGCTCACTGACCCGGGGATCGGGAGCGATGGTGTTTTGTGGCTCCTTTGCTGGTCTAGAAGGCACTCAGTCACTTCGTCGCGTGTCCAGTATTCGTCGCTCTTTCACAACGGCCGGAGTGAAGCGCAACTCCATCATGCTGCAGGTAAAGTTTACCGTGGATGGAATTATCGACACGTTGCGCCGCACTGGGACTCACTTTGTGCACTGCTATCTGCTGCAACATAACGCTGGCAAACACACCAAGTACACCGCCAATGGATCGCCCAGCTCAGCTGCCGGTCAGGCCTCCAGTGAGGAGGAAATGGTCAACGTGCCACTGTTAAGGAGTCAG CTACGTGGCTCACAAGTCCTAGAAGCGGCTCGTTTGCATCGCCTTGGTTTTCCCGAATCAGTGCCATTATTGGAGTTTATCAGGCGTTTCGGTCTTTTGGCCGGGGACTTGGGCAGCAATAAGGATGTTAGCGTGGAGCAAATATTAGCTGTTAATGAACTGGATGTAGCCAGCTATCGCATTGGACCTAGTCAG aTCCTCTTCCGCTCAGGAGTCCTTAGTGATCTGGAAGCCAAGCGCGATGTCCTGCTCTCAGATCGCATTATACAGCTGCAAGCTTTCTGCCGCGGCTATTTGGCCCGCAAGAAGATGTCCCAACGACGAGTTCAG GAACTGGCAGTGCGATGCATTCAACGCAATGTGAAGGCATTCCTTGCCGTTCGCGACTGGCCTTGGTGGCGTCTCCTGGTGCGGGTCACTCCCCTGCTCAACGTTCATCGCACcgaggagcagctgaagaCGGCTAACGAGGAGCTGCTAATGCTGCGAGCCAAGCTGGAGAAGATCGAGTGTGATCGCAGCGAGGTCAAGGCGGAAAACCAAAAGCTGGAAGCCAAG CTATCCGAGCTGACGGTGGACCTGGCCGAGGAGCGATCTACGGCTCATATAGCCACCGAGCGGCTGGAGGCGGAAACCGCCGAACGTTtgaagctggagaaggagcTGGGTGATCAAGCCAACAAGGTGAAGAACCTTCAGGAGACGACGGAGAAGCTGGAAATGGAGCTGATATGCGCCAAGTCCGATCTGAATGGCATCTCTGAGGACGAGGATGCAGAGAACGAGGACGGTGTCGGCGGCGGAGTCTACAAGCTGAAGTACGAGCGGGTGGCCAGGGAGCTGGAGTTCACCAAGAGGCGATTGCACACGCAGCATGAGCACGATCTGGAACAGCTGGTCGGGCTTAAGAAGCAATTGGAGAAGAAG CTTTCCGATGCCTACGAAGAAGTTGAGGAGCAACGTCAGGTTGTGGGCCAATGGAAGCGCAAGGCACAGAAGATGACCAACGAGATGAACGATCTGCGCATGCTGCTCGAGGAGCAAAATGCGCGCAACAATTTGCTCGAgaagaagcagcgcaagttcgATGCCGAGTGCCAGTCCCTGCAGGACGCGTCGCGTCAGGACCGGCAGGCCAAGGAGCGCTACGGTCGCGAAAAGGACGTCCTGCAGGCCGAGAAGTTCACTCTGGAGCAAACGCTGGCG GACACCCGTCTGGATCTTGACCTCAAAGAGGAGAAACTTGCATCACTGCAACGCGAGCTGGAGGAGATGACCTTTGGTGGTGGCACCGAAGAGGAGTTCGCCCAACTGCGGCGCTCCAAGAATGAAACAGAGCGTCGCgccaaggagcaggaggaggagctggacgAGATGGCCGGACAGATACAGCTGCTCGAGCAAGCAAAGCTTCGCCTGGAAATGACTCTAGAAACAATGCGCAAGGAAGCGCGCCGTGAGTCGCAGCAGCGCGACGAAGAGCTGGAAGAAGTGCGCGGTAACGGCTACAAGAAGATTAAAGCCCTTGAGTGTCAGCTGGAAACTGAGCACGAGGAGCGTACTCTGCTGCTGCGCGAGAAGCACGAGCTGGAGCGGCGACTCTCCTCCATGGAGGATCGCGATCGTGTTGATCGCGACGCCGATGAAGCGCTCAACCAAAAACTGCGACGGGATCTTCGCAAGTACAAGGCCCTGCTCAAGGACGCCCAGACACAGTTGGAGCGTCTTAAGGCTGACACTCCTGGCAAGACGCTTATAAGACAACTGCGTAACCAACTGGAGGATGCCGAGTCTGCTCGTTCCCTGGCTATGAAAGCGCGACAAACAGCGGAAGCAGAACTTACTGAAGTACAGGCCATGTTCGAGGAGTCGCATCGAGCTAGGAATGACGCGGAAGAGCGAGCCAATGCGGCACACAGAGATCGGGCTGAGCTGCAGGCCCAGATTGAGGAGAACGAAGAGGAGCTGGGCGAGCTGATGAAGAAGTACAGTGCCACAGTAAAGCAACTGAACACAGAGCAGATCAACGTATCCGAGGCTGAGTTTAAACTCAATGAAATGGAGGCAGAGCGCAATAACCTCAAGGAGCAGGTGGCCGAGCTGCAACACCGTCTGGACAACGTTGAGAACTTAGGGGATCCATCTATGGCCATGATGTCTAAGCG ACTGGAGCTGCGCACCAAGGAATTAGAATCCCGGCTGGAATTAGAGCAGGCCACTCGGGCTCGTCTTGAAGTGCAGGTAAACCGTCACAAAGAGGCCCTGGAAAAACTGCAGAACGAGGTGACGCAGTCAAAGATGCGTGAGATGCAGGCCCAGGATGTAATCAAAAAATCGCAAAAGAGTCTGCGCGACATGCGCGAAGAGTTCCACGCCGTCTCCAGTCGCGAGCAGGAGTCGCTCACGCGGCGCAAGGACCTCGAGAAGAAGATGGAGCAAATGGAGTCGGAGGGAGCGGCGCTTAAGAACGATCTGCGACTGGCTTTACAGCGAATAGCTGATTTACAGCAGGCTATGGAGGAAGAGGGCGAGGAGGAGCTCAGCGAGAG TGATGAAAGTCTCAGCTCGGTGGGCTCTATCAGCGATCTGGAGGATCGACTTCGGCCAGTTAATGTGAAACGCAGGTCACAGCAGTCCTTGAACGGCAGCAtcggcggcggaggcggcaGCGTTGTCAGCTCCACCCGCACCGTGGTGTTTGAAAAGGACGACAACAGCCCGAG CTTTTTCTTATTGTAG